One genomic window of Biomphalaria glabrata chromosome 9, xgBioGlab47.1, whole genome shotgun sequence includes the following:
- the LOC106070937 gene encoding uncharacterized protein LOC106070937 isoform X1 has translation MRCTCRIKGRKTTRASLKDFDFNNVKMDTLNSTLKADVPKDECSTQSDEDGCQILGEHETQVLEDSEADLDLHKHYAGCTKNPGHEQFIPVDKFTIQHLPEDRRDEDLVQLIKNTADLTVRVDVKVTSSCRPQYWPNKTRPYPFHKGKKTNLRLGSGIIWNVHMVQDETAACWCKQCQQSNSPKHVWWEFYVDTATHVVFDDEEAKHTSLTLFYDREGSPEVTVDTVRVDKVDIEYDVCMLKGVTCNRRLGRKLVHIGKDFSESWQKVCDEYKTSRDDHKLVYIVSHPHGCHKQVSIGRWRKKYVTKDKDGNDLYQFTYTTCTCPGSSGANVQCVGYSVDWPDLVHGGCLRSGLNYSGNCKAF, from the exons ATGCGTTGTACGTGCAGAATTAAAGGAAGAAAGACAACTCGTGCATCT ttgaaagattttgatttcaaTAATGTAAAGATGGACACTTTGAATAGTACTCTTAAAG CAGATGTTCCCAAAGACGAGTGCAGCACCCAGTCAGATGAGGATGGATGTCAAATCCTAG GTGAACATGAAACTCAAGTGTTAGAAGACAGTGaagctgatctagatctacataaacatTATGCAGGCTGTACGAAGAATCCAGGTCACGAACAATTTATACCTGTTGACAAATTCACCATACAACATCTTCCAGAAGATCGTCGCGATGAAGATCTGGTCCAGCTCATTAAAAATACCGCTGACCTGACAGTTAGGGTGGATGTAAAAGTGACCAGTTCCTGTAGACCACAGTATTGGCCAAATAAAACTAGACCATATCCCTTtcataaggggaaaaaaacgaACTTGAGGCTAGGGAGTGGAATCATTTGGAATGTACACATGGTTCAAGACGAGACAGCTGCTTGCTGGtgtaaacaatgtcaacaatCAAACTCACCCAAGCACGTGTGGTGGGAATTTTATGTGGACACAGCCACGCACGTGGTCTTTGATGACGAGGAAGCGAAACatacgtccttgacattgttttatgACAGGGAAGGTAGTCCCGAGGTGACCGTTGACACAGTCAGAGTTGATAAAGTCGACATTGAGTACGACGTATGCATGTTGAAAGGTGTGACATGTAACAGACGTCTGGGACGAAAACTGGTGCACATTGGGAAAGATTTCAGTGAATCTTGGCAAAAAGTTTGTGACGAATACAAGACATCTAGAGATGATCACAAGCTGGTGTATATTGTGTCACACCCGCATGGATGTCATAAGCAGGTCAGTATTGGTCGATGGAGGAAAAAATACGTAACGAAAGACAAGGATGGGAATGACTTGTACCAGTTCACCTACACGACCTGTACATGTCCAGGCAGTAGTGGAGCCAATGTCCAGTGTGTTGGCTATAGTGTAGATTGGCCTGATCTTGTCCACGGGGGGTGTTTAAGGTCTGGGTTAAATTACAGCGGGAACTGTAAAGCCTTTTAA
- the LOC106070937 gene encoding uncharacterized protein LOC106070937 isoform X3 gives MDTLNSTLKADVPKDECSTQSDEDGCQILGEHETQVLEDSEADLDLHKHYAGCTKNPGHEQFIPVDKFTIQHLPEDRRDEDLVQLIKNTADLTVRVDVKVTSSCRPQYWPNKTRPYPFHKGKKTNLRLGSGIIWNVHMVQDETAACWCKQCQQSNSPKHVWWEFYVDTATHVVFDDEEAKHTSLTLFYDREGSPEVTVDTVRVDKVDIEYDVCMLKGVTCNRRLGRKLVHIGKDFSESWQKVCDEYKTSRDDHKLVYIVSHPHGCHKQVSIGRWRKKYVTKDKDGNDLYQFTYTTCTCPGSSGANVQCVGYSVDWPDLVHGGCLRSGLNYSGNCKAF, from the exons ATGGACACTTTGAATAGTACTCTTAAAG CAGATGTTCCCAAAGACGAGTGCAGCACCCAGTCAGATGAGGATGGATGTCAAATCCTAG GTGAACATGAAACTCAAGTGTTAGAAGACAGTGaagctgatctagatctacataaacatTATGCAGGCTGTACGAAGAATCCAGGTCACGAACAATTTATACCTGTTGACAAATTCACCATACAACATCTTCCAGAAGATCGTCGCGATGAAGATCTGGTCCAGCTCATTAAAAATACCGCTGACCTGACAGTTAGGGTGGATGTAAAAGTGACCAGTTCCTGTAGACCACAGTATTGGCCAAATAAAACTAGACCATATCCCTTtcataaggggaaaaaaacgaACTTGAGGCTAGGGAGTGGAATCATTTGGAATGTACACATGGTTCAAGACGAGACAGCTGCTTGCTGGtgtaaacaatgtcaacaatCAAACTCACCCAAGCACGTGTGGTGGGAATTTTATGTGGACACAGCCACGCACGTGGTCTTTGATGACGAGGAAGCGAAACatacgtccttgacattgttttatgACAGGGAAGGTAGTCCCGAGGTGACCGTTGACACAGTCAGAGTTGATAAAGTCGACATTGAGTACGACGTATGCATGTTGAAAGGTGTGACATGTAACAGACGTCTGGGACGAAAACTGGTGCACATTGGGAAAGATTTCAGTGAATCTTGGCAAAAAGTTTGTGACGAATACAAGACATCTAGAGATGATCACAAGCTGGTGTATATTGTGTCACACCCGCATGGATGTCATAAGCAGGTCAGTATTGGTCGATGGAGGAAAAAATACGTAACGAAAGACAAGGATGGGAATGACTTGTACCAGTTCACCTACACGACCTGTACATGTCCAGGCAGTAGTGGAGCCAATGTCCAGTGTGTTGGCTATAGTGTAGATTGGCCTGATCTTGTCCACGGGGGGTGTTTAAGGTCTGGGTTAAATTACAGCGGGAACTGTAAAGCCTTTTAA
- the LOC106070937 gene encoding uncharacterized protein LOC106070937 isoform X4 has product MDTLNSTLKDVPKDECSTQSDEDGCQILGEHETQVLEDSEADLDLHKHYAGCTKNPGHEQFIPVDKFTIQHLPEDRRDEDLVQLIKNTADLTVRVDVKVTSSCRPQYWPNKTRPYPFHKGKKTNLRLGSGIIWNVHMVQDETAACWCKQCQQSNSPKHVWWEFYVDTATHVVFDDEEAKHTSLTLFYDREGSPEVTVDTVRVDKVDIEYDVCMLKGVTCNRRLGRKLVHIGKDFSESWQKVCDEYKTSRDDHKLVYIVSHPHGCHKQVSIGRWRKKYVTKDKDGNDLYQFTYTTCTCPGSSGANVQCVGYSVDWPDLVHGGCLRSGLNYSGNCKAF; this is encoded by the exons ATGGACACTTTGAATAGTACTCTTAAAG ATGTTCCCAAAGACGAGTGCAGCACCCAGTCAGATGAGGATGGATGTCAAATCCTAG GTGAACATGAAACTCAAGTGTTAGAAGACAGTGaagctgatctagatctacataaacatTATGCAGGCTGTACGAAGAATCCAGGTCACGAACAATTTATACCTGTTGACAAATTCACCATACAACATCTTCCAGAAGATCGTCGCGATGAAGATCTGGTCCAGCTCATTAAAAATACCGCTGACCTGACAGTTAGGGTGGATGTAAAAGTGACCAGTTCCTGTAGACCACAGTATTGGCCAAATAAAACTAGACCATATCCCTTtcataaggggaaaaaaacgaACTTGAGGCTAGGGAGTGGAATCATTTGGAATGTACACATGGTTCAAGACGAGACAGCTGCTTGCTGGtgtaaacaatgtcaacaatCAAACTCACCCAAGCACGTGTGGTGGGAATTTTATGTGGACACAGCCACGCACGTGGTCTTTGATGACGAGGAAGCGAAACatacgtccttgacattgttttatgACAGGGAAGGTAGTCCCGAGGTGACCGTTGACACAGTCAGAGTTGATAAAGTCGACATTGAGTACGACGTATGCATGTTGAAAGGTGTGACATGTAACAGACGTCTGGGACGAAAACTGGTGCACATTGGGAAAGATTTCAGTGAATCTTGGCAAAAAGTTTGTGACGAATACAAGACATCTAGAGATGATCACAAGCTGGTGTATATTGTGTCACACCCGCATGGATGTCATAAGCAGGTCAGTATTGGTCGATGGAGGAAAAAATACGTAACGAAAGACAAGGATGGGAATGACTTGTACCAGTTCACCTACACGACCTGTACATGTCCAGGCAGTAGTGGAGCCAATGTCCAGTGTGTTGGCTATAGTGTAGATTGGCCTGATCTTGTCCACGGGGGGTGTTTAAGGTCTGGGTTAAATTACAGCGGGAACTGTAAAGCCTTTTAA
- the LOC106070937 gene encoding uncharacterized protein LOC106070937 isoform X2, producing MRCTCRIKGRKTTRASLKDFDFNNVKMDTLNSTLKDVPKDECSTQSDEDGCQILGEHETQVLEDSEADLDLHKHYAGCTKNPGHEQFIPVDKFTIQHLPEDRRDEDLVQLIKNTADLTVRVDVKVTSSCRPQYWPNKTRPYPFHKGKKTNLRLGSGIIWNVHMVQDETAACWCKQCQQSNSPKHVWWEFYVDTATHVVFDDEEAKHTSLTLFYDREGSPEVTVDTVRVDKVDIEYDVCMLKGVTCNRRLGRKLVHIGKDFSESWQKVCDEYKTSRDDHKLVYIVSHPHGCHKQVSIGRWRKKYVTKDKDGNDLYQFTYTTCTCPGSSGANVQCVGYSVDWPDLVHGGCLRSGLNYSGNCKAF from the exons ATGCGTTGTACGTGCAGAATTAAAGGAAGAAAGACAACTCGTGCATCT ttgaaagattttgatttcaaTAATGTAAAGATGGACACTTTGAATAGTACTCTTAAAG ATGTTCCCAAAGACGAGTGCAGCACCCAGTCAGATGAGGATGGATGTCAAATCCTAG GTGAACATGAAACTCAAGTGTTAGAAGACAGTGaagctgatctagatctacataaacatTATGCAGGCTGTACGAAGAATCCAGGTCACGAACAATTTATACCTGTTGACAAATTCACCATACAACATCTTCCAGAAGATCGTCGCGATGAAGATCTGGTCCAGCTCATTAAAAATACCGCTGACCTGACAGTTAGGGTGGATGTAAAAGTGACCAGTTCCTGTAGACCACAGTATTGGCCAAATAAAACTAGACCATATCCCTTtcataaggggaaaaaaacgaACTTGAGGCTAGGGAGTGGAATCATTTGGAATGTACACATGGTTCAAGACGAGACAGCTGCTTGCTGGtgtaaacaatgtcaacaatCAAACTCACCCAAGCACGTGTGGTGGGAATTTTATGTGGACACAGCCACGCACGTGGTCTTTGATGACGAGGAAGCGAAACatacgtccttgacattgttttatgACAGGGAAGGTAGTCCCGAGGTGACCGTTGACACAGTCAGAGTTGATAAAGTCGACATTGAGTACGACGTATGCATGTTGAAAGGTGTGACATGTAACAGACGTCTGGGACGAAAACTGGTGCACATTGGGAAAGATTTCAGTGAATCTTGGCAAAAAGTTTGTGACGAATACAAGACATCTAGAGATGATCACAAGCTGGTGTATATTGTGTCACACCCGCATGGATGTCATAAGCAGGTCAGTATTGGTCGATGGAGGAAAAAATACGTAACGAAAGACAAGGATGGGAATGACTTGTACCAGTTCACCTACACGACCTGTACATGTCCAGGCAGTAGTGGAGCCAATGTCCAGTGTGTTGGCTATAGTGTAGATTGGCCTGATCTTGTCCACGGGGGGTGTTTAAGGTCTGGGTTAAATTACAGCGGGAACTGTAAAGCCTTTTAA